The Halomonas sp. THAF5a genome segment GCCCGTTCAGCGCGATGTCTGTGCGCGGCAGCGACGGGCCCTGGGCGGCGAGTCCCAGGCTGACCCGATAGTCGTCGAGCGTGCCCTGGGCATCGAGATCGAGGTTCTCGACCCGCCACGGCTCGGCCGGACTGTCTTGCGCCGTCTCGCTCGCGCCCTCGTCCGCGCCGTTATCCGAGTCCTCGGGCGCCGCCACGGCGCCGGGCAGCGGCCACTGCAGCTCGGGGCTGGTCAGGCGGGCGGAGAACGGCATTGTCGGGTCCAGGGCGTCGAGGCGGGCCGTCAGGCTGGCTTCCATGGGGCCGCTGGCGGTAAGCGCCACGTCCAGGTCGCCGAGATCGCCGGTCAGGGCCAGCTCGAGCCGCTGGCCGGCCAGGGCCGGCAGGCGTTCGGGCAGGTAGAAGTCGGCGCCCAGCTGCACGTCGAGGGGATAGTCATCGCGCAGGGTGACCTCGGCCTGGAGGGTGGCATAGGCCTCCCGGGAGGCGGCGGCGAGCGGGTGCACGGCGATGCGCTGGTCGCGGGCGGTGACGCTGAGGTCGAGCCTGTCGATGACGTAGGCCTGCGCCCCCTCGAAGGCCGCGTCTTCCACGGTCAGACTCGGCACCTCCACCGCCAGCGGCAGGGTGACGTCCGGCAGCCGGAGGCGCTCCTCGACCGGAGAGTCCGTCGACGGCGGCGAATCGCTCACGCCTGCGGCGGCCGGGGCGACGCTGGCCGGCAGCGGCGAGCGCACCGCCACGGCGGCGTCGATCGCCGCCGCCGTGAGCACATCGTCGCGGCTTTCCGCCTCGCTCAGGGCGAGCCGGTTGCCCGGCGAGATCGAGGGCGTCAGCCGCAGCCCGACCAGCCGCGTCGGCGACAGGGTCAGGGCGTTGCCTTCGGCCTCGGCGCCGCTCTCGAAGTGCCGCCAGCCAAGGCGGGTGCCGTCGGCGAGACGCACCTCGACGTCATCCAGCAGCAGCTCGCGCAGCGCCACCGGCAGCGGCAGCTGGATCGGCTCGGGCGGGCCGCCGTCGCCCTCTTCCGCCACCGGCTCCTCGGCGGCGTCGCTCGCGCCGAGGCGGATGCGGGCGCCCTCCACGGCCAGGCGGTCGATGCACAGCCGCCCCTGGAGCAGGCAGTTGTCGGCCCAGGCGAGCTCGACGTCGGACACCGCGACGCTGGCCGGGCCGGCCGTCAGGCGCAGCCCCTCGATCCTGAGGGTGTCCAGAGGTGCGCCCTCGACGCGCTCGACCTCGAGCAGGCCGAGCCGCTCGGCCTGGGTGAACAGGGCGCTGGTGCCCCAGGGCGACAGGGCCAGGCCCAGCAGCAGCATGACCAGGCCGATCAGCCACAGCGGCAGCAGGATCAACAGCCGGAGCAGGGCCCAGCTAAGGCGGCGCATTCTCACGATGACGACTCTCGCGACGGCGTCGTCCGGGGCATGGTGAGCCACGGACGACGGGGGTGAACGGTGACGATGATCGGCGCCCGGCGCACGCTAGCACTCACGCTAGAACTCCGGGCCGATGGCGAAGTGGATGCGATAGGCGTCGTCGCTGTCGAACGGGTGGGCGACATCGAAGCGGATCGGCCCCACCGGCGAGATCCAGCGCACGCCGAGGCCGGCGCTGGTGTTCAGCTGCTCGGGCCACCAGTCGGTGAAGGCGTCGCCGGCGTCGACGAAGCTGGCCAGCCACCAGGGGCCGGTGATCCGGCGCTGGGCCTCGACGCTGCCGACCAGGCGCTGCTCGCCGCCGACCAGCTCGCCGTCGCTGTTCTCCGGCGACAGGGTCTCGTAGCCGTAGCCGCGCACGCTGGTGTCGCCGCCGGTGAAGAAGCGCAGCGACGGCGGGATGTTCTCGAAGTCGTCGGTGACGATGCTGCCCGCGCCGACGCGACCCACGAAGCGATAGTCGTCGCCGAGGCTGCGTATCCACTGGGAATCGGCGTTCAGGCGCAGGAACTCGGCGTCGGAGCCCCAGGCCTCGCTGGAGTACTGCACCGAGATCTGCTGGCGATCTCCCCAGCGCGGAAAGGTCGGATTGCGCGAGCGAGTGCGGGTCCAGCGCACGCCGGGATAGAGCAGCAGCACCTGGTTGTCGAGATCGGCCTGGGTGAAGTCCTCGTAGGTGGCGCGCAGGTAGACGATCTGCTCCCAGGCGTTATCGAACTGCCAGCGGCGGCCGAATTCCACGCTGGCCTCGAGGGTTTCGGTGTCCTCGTTGTCCTCGTTGCGCAGGCCGTACTGCAGGCGATAGCTGTCGCGCCTCGGATCGTCGAGCGGCATGTCGTAGACGCCGCTGAACTCCTGGGCGGGCCCGGAGAGGTAGAGGTCGTGCTCGAGGCTGTGGCCGTAGCGGTTGACCCAGGGCTGGTCCCAGGAGAAGCGCATCCGGGGGCCGACGTCGGTGGCAAAGCCGATACCGACCTCGAACTGGTGACGGTCGGCCGGCGTGACATTGACCTCGATGGGCACCTCGGGCACCGGCGGTGCCTGGAGCGACTCGGCCGCGGCGAGCGCCTCCGCGCTCAGGCGGGGCTCGGGCGGCGGCGCCTCTGGCAGGCCCTCCACGTCGAGGGCGTTGAGAAAGCCGATGGGCACCGGCGGCAGTGCCAGTTGGCCGATGCCGGCATCCAGCAGCGGACGCACGCTGACCGAGCCGAACCACTCGGTCTGGCCGAGGCGCTGGTTGAAGGTGGCGATATCGCTGGCGAGATAGGGCTTGCCCTCGTGGAAGGGCACCAGGGCCTGCAGGCGTTCGGTCTCGATATGCTGGCCCTGGAAGCGCACCGGGCCGAAGCGATAGCGCGGGCCGCTGTCCAGGGCCAGCGACAGCCGGGCGCTGTTGGCCCAGGGGCGGATCTCCATGCGTCGTTCGGTGAAGCGCCAGTCGAAGTAGCCGCGCTCGAGGGCCAGGCCGGAGAGCCGGCTGCGCAGCGCATCGAAGGGCGCATGGAGCAGCACATCCCCTTCTTCCTGGGGATAGGCGTCGATGGCGTCCTGGAAGGGTTCGTCGTCGGCGGCACCGCCGGCCAGCTCGAAGGCGAGGCGCTCGATTCGCACCGGCTCGCCGGGATCGATGACGAGGGTCACCTCCTCCGGCGCCTCGGGGTCGTCGAAGCGCGTGCGGATGCTGGGCGAGTAGTAGCCGAAGACCCGCAGGGCCTCGCTGCTGCGTCGCAGCACCTCGCTCTTGAGGCGTTCGGGGCTGTACTGGTCGGCCTCGAGCTCGTCGAGGTAGAGGCGCACGTTCTCGGCCAGTTCGTCATCGACGCCCTCGATCGTCGCGTCGAGGGCCTGGACGCCGGGCGCCAGGCCGAGACTCAGCGTGGCGGCCGCGAGGCGCCTCAATACGCGATGCTCCATGGGTATCGGTCCCTGTCGGGGGGTCACTGGCGAAGGGCCTCGAGCTGGGCGCTCAGGGCGAGCTGGGTCTGGCGCAGCTCGCGCAGCCCGGACCCCATCTCGGTCAGGCCGCCGTCCAGCGCTTCCATTCGTTGGCGGATATCATCGCGTGCTCCCGCCGCGGCTTCAACCTGGCCATCGAGCGTCGTCAGCCGATCCTCCAGGCGCTCCAGGCGTTCCCGGAGCGTCGCCATTCCCTCGGTCAACGCCCCGCGGCGCTCGGCCAGCCGCTCGCGGGCCTCTTCGAGGGTCGCCAGCCGCTCGCCTAGGGCCGCACGTCCCTCCCGGCCGGCCCGCTCCAGGGCGTCCAGGGACCTGCGGGTCGCCGCCAGGGTGGCGTCCCGGGTCTCGGCCTCCTCCATGAGCGACGCGAGGCGCTCCTGCTGTTGTGCCAGGCGCTCCTCGAGGGGGGCGAGCCCCTGAGCCCGGGCGGCCTCGAGGTCGTCGGCGCGCTGGGCGTCGAGTTCACTCCGGAAGGCCGCCAGGCGGCGGTCGAGCACCGCGTCGACCTCGGCCTCGAGGTTGGAAAGCTCGTCGAGTCGCGACCGCAGGGCCTCGAGGGCCTCTCCCCTGCCCTCCTCGGCATCGAAGCGCGCGTGGACGTTGGAGAGCTCGCCGCTGACCCGGGAGAGTTCGGCCTGCAGGCGGGTCCGCTCCTGCCAGCCGGCCCAGGCCAGCGCCCCGCCGGCAGCCACCAGCAGCAGGATGAGCCCCCACAGCGGCCAGACCCGCGGGGGGGCGGGATGACGGGGGCGCGGCGCCGAGAGGCTGGCATCCGGGTCCGGCACGATCGGTCGGTGGGGCCGGTGGTCATCCGGGTGCTCTGCCATGACGAACTCCTTACTCTCGGGGGATTGGCCGGGCCGCCGGCGCGGTGGCGCGCAATTGGCGACCCCCGGGCCGAGTGCTATGATGCCGCGGCAGCACCGACACATCGTCCTGATAGTGTAAGGTTTTTTGTGATCGGAACGCACGGCTTCCGGTCAACCCGAACGGGACGCCTTGAATCCCGACGCCCCGATCCCCACCATGGGGTGTGGTAACGACACCGCTGACGACAAGGAGAGACTCGATGGCATTTGAACTGCCCGCACTGCCGTACGACAAGAACGCCCTGGAACCGCACATCT includes the following:
- a CDS encoding autotransporter assembly complex family protein; this translates as MEHRVLRRLAAATLSLGLAPGVQALDATIEGVDDELAENVRLYLDELEADQYSPERLKSEVLRRSSEALRVFGYYSPSIRTRFDDPEAPEEVTLVIDPGEPVRIERLAFELAGGAADDEPFQDAIDAYPQEEGDVLLHAPFDALRSRLSGLALERGYFDWRFTERRMEIRPWANSARLSLALDSGPRYRFGPVRFQGQHIETERLQALVPFHEGKPYLASDIATFNQRLGQTEWFGSVSVRPLLDAGIGQLALPPVPIGFLNALDVEGLPEAPPPEPRLSAEALAAAESLQAPPVPEVPIEVNVTPADRHQFEVGIGFATDVGPRMRFSWDQPWVNRYGHSLEHDLYLSGPAQEFSGVYDMPLDDPRRDSYRLQYGLRNEDNEDTETLEASVEFGRRWQFDNAWEQIVYLRATYEDFTQADLDNQVLLLYPGVRWTRTRSRNPTFPRWGDRQQISVQYSSEAWGSDAEFLRLNADSQWIRSLGDDYRFVGRVGAGSIVTDDFENIPPSLRFFTGGDTSVRGYGYETLSPENSDGELVGGEQRLVGSVEAQRRITGPWWLASFVDAGDAFTDWWPEQLNTSAGLGVRWISPVGPIRFDVAHPFDSDDAYRIHFAIGPEF